The following proteins are encoded in a genomic region of Maribacter hydrothermalis:
- a CDS encoding SMP-30/gluconolactonase/LRE family protein: protein MKDTIQFFSSIIVLIFVNSCKAQTTSLVAENAKLVQIANEYSFTEGPASDQEGNVYFTDQPNDKIIKWNSSNNSLSVFKEPSGRANGLYFDHNGRLLAAADENNEIWRIDENGKVDTLITNFENKKLNGPNDLWVDLKGGIYFTDPYYQRSYWDRTTAELTNKNVYYILPNSNTVFIAATNLVQPNGIIGTPDGKTLYVADIGDQKTYAYTVTENGNLTDRKLFTTMGSDGMTIDNKGNIYLTGNGVTIFNSKGEKIHHIPINEEWTANVTFGGKNQDILFITAKGSIYTLQMNVTGVRYTY, encoded by the coding sequence ATGAAAGATACTATTCAATTTTTCAGTTCGATTATAGTGCTGATTTTTGTAAATTCTTGTAAAGCGCAAACAACTTCTTTAGTAGCCGAAAATGCTAAATTAGTTCAAATAGCTAACGAATATAGTTTTACCGAGGGCCCTGCGTCCGATCAAGAAGGTAATGTGTATTTCACTGATCAACCAAATGATAAAATTATAAAATGGAATTCCTCAAACAATTCTTTAAGTGTTTTTAAAGAACCATCCGGTAGGGCAAACGGACTGTATTTTGACCATAATGGTAGGCTTTTAGCTGCAGCAGATGAAAATAATGAAATATGGCGTATAGATGAAAATGGAAAAGTGGATACCTTAATTACCAATTTTGAAAATAAAAAATTGAATGGTCCAAATGATTTATGGGTAGATTTAAAAGGTGGTATCTACTTTACAGACCCTTATTACCAAAGGTCGTATTGGGATAGAACAACTGCAGAGTTAACCAATAAAAATGTATATTATATTTTGCCCAATTCAAATACAGTATTTATTGCCGCAACAAATTTGGTACAGCCAAACGGAATTATAGGAACTCCAGATGGCAAAACACTTTATGTAGCAGATATAGGGGATCAAAAAACTTACGCGTATACAGTAACGGAAAATGGCAACCTAACTGACCGTAAGTTATTTACAACTATGGGCTCTGATGGTATGACGATAGATAATAAAGGTAACATTTACCTAACAGGCAACGGAGTTACCATATTTAATTCGAAAGGAGAAAAAATACACCATATACCTATTAATGAAGAATGGACTGCTAATGTAACTTTTGGAGGCAAAAATCAAGATATTTTATTTATTACTGCAAAAGGTTCCATTTACACCTTACAAATGAATGTAACCGGAGTTAGGTATACTTATTAA
- a CDS encoding sugar phosphate isomerase/epimerase family protein has protein sequence MKTRRNFLKQTSLFSAATLFTPQTSFSLTKNTSYGVQLYSFRDSMLENPKKTLEEIASLGFKEIESAGSSKGYYYGLAPTDMGKTCKALGMKITSGHVHLDDKFEQTMEDAVASGQEYLICSSMPSDGQTIDNYKKVAEQFNIAGDACKKIGLKFGYHNHEYEFESENGQVLYDVLMDNTESDLVHMELDLGWVVVAGKDPIDYFKKYPGRFPLWHLKDMNMEEKVSTEFGKGAIDIEHMLINKELSGVKHIYIEQEEYASTPFESMKYNMNFLKNI, from the coding sequence ATGAAAACACGTAGAAACTTTCTAAAACAAACAAGTTTGTTTAGCGCTGCAACCCTATTTACGCCGCAAACAAGTTTTTCATTAACTAAAAACACTTCTTATGGTGTACAGCTCTATTCTTTTAGAGATAGTATGTTAGAAAACCCTAAGAAAACATTAGAAGAAATCGCAAGTTTAGGTTTTAAAGAGATAGAAAGTGCAGGGTCATCAAAAGGGTATTACTATGGGCTTGCACCTACTGACATGGGTAAAACTTGCAAAGCTTTAGGCATGAAGATTACTAGTGGTCATGTGCATCTTGATGATAAATTTGAACAAACCATGGAAGATGCCGTTGCATCGGGTCAAGAATACCTAATTTGTTCTTCAATGCCTTCTGATGGACAAACAATAGACAACTATAAAAAAGTTGCGGAACAATTCAACATTGCCGGAGATGCCTGCAAAAAAATAGGTTTAAAGTTTGGGTATCATAATCATGAGTATGAATTTGAATCGGAAAATGGTCAAGTGCTTTATGATGTTTTAATGGATAATACCGAAAGTGATTTAGTTCATATGGAGCTGGATCTGGGTTGGGTAGTTGTTGCGGGTAAAGACCCTATTGATTATTTTAAAAAATATCCTGGCAGGTTTCCGCTATGGCATTTAAAGGATATGAATATGGAGGAAAAAGTTAGTACCGAATTTGGTAAGGGAGCAATAGATATAGAACACATGCTTATAAACAAAGAATTATCTGGTGTTAAACATATTTACATAGAACAAGAAGAATATGCAAGTACACCTTTTGAGAGCATGAAATATAATATGAATTTCCTAAAAAATATTTAA
- the mazG gene encoding nucleoside triphosphate pyrophosphohydrolase has product MNSRTDQLKALDRLLTIMDELREQCPWDKKQTMQTLRHLTIEETYELGDAILDNDLNEVKMELGDVLLHIIFYAKIGSETNDFDIADVANAISDKLIHRHPHIYGDTIVSDAEEVKRNWEQIKLKEGKKSVLEGVPKSLPALVKANRIQDKVAGVGFDWERPEQVFEKVQEELNELQAEVTAGNTDEIESEFGDVLFSMINYARFLGVNPENALERTNKKFIKRFQYLEKGAKQMGKELKDMTLAEMDVFWNQAKTND; this is encoded by the coding sequence ATGAATAGTAGAACAGATCAATTAAAGGCATTAGATAGATTATTGACTATAATGGATGAGTTACGAGAGCAATGTCCTTGGGATAAAAAGCAGACCATGCAAACGCTTAGGCACTTGACTATTGAAGAGACCTATGAATTGGGCGATGCTATTCTAGATAATGATTTGAATGAAGTTAAAATGGAGCTAGGTGATGTGCTCCTTCATATTATTTTTTATGCTAAAATTGGCTCTGAAACCAATGATTTTGATATTGCCGACGTGGCAAATGCAATATCCGATAAGCTAATACATAGACATCCACATATTTATGGGGATACAATAGTTTCTGATGCCGAAGAAGTAAAGCGTAATTGGGAACAAATAAAACTAAAAGAAGGTAAAAAAAGTGTTTTAGAAGGTGTTCCAAAGAGTTTGCCTGCATTAGTTAAAGCCAATAGAATCCAAGACAAGGTAGCAGGGGTTGGTTTCGATTGGGAACGGCCCGAGCAAGTTTTTGAAAAGGTTCAGGAAGAATTAAACGAATTACAGGCCGAGGTTACTGCCGGAAATACGGATGAAATTGAATCGGAATTTGGAGATGTACTTTTTTCAATGATAAATTATGCCCGGTTTTTGGGCGTAAATCCTGAAAATGCACTTGAACGCACTAATAAAAAATTCATTAAGCGATTTCAATATCTTGAAAAAGGAGCAAAACAAATGGGCAAAGAGCTTAAAGATATGACCCTTGCCGAAATGGATGTGTTTTGGAATCAAGCAAAAACTAATGATTAA
- a CDS encoding response regulator: MNQNPLVWIIDDDDISKYIIRKNLQQLSITNVVEFSDSLEPLKGITKNIDSVDKLPDIILLDLNMPILDGFEFMEEFKILNKEIAKEIHIYMLTSSLSSNDLVRANSYPEISEYLIKPIAFQSLETIVKNILQN; this comes from the coding sequence ATGAATCAAAACCCTCTAGTATGGATTATAGATGATGATGATATTTCTAAATATATAATTAGAAAAAATCTTCAACAATTATCAATAACAAATGTTGTTGAGTTTTCTGATTCATTGGAACCTTTAAAAGGTATAACTAAAAATATTGATTCTGTAGATAAGCTTCCGGACATTATTCTTTTAGATCTAAATATGCCTATTCTTGACGGTTTTGAATTCATGGAAGAATTTAAGATACTAAATAAAGAAATAGCAAAAGAAATTCATATTTACATGTTAACATCATCATTAAGTTCTAATGATTTGGTTCGTGCAAATTCATATCCAGAAATATCGGAATATCTTATTAAACCTATTGCTTTTCAAAGTTTAGAAACCATTGTTAAAAACATATTACAAAATTAA
- a CDS encoding MATE family efflux transporter, whose protein sequence is MLQKYTEEFRYNIKLSVPVILGMLGHTFVQLADNIMVGQLGTAELAAVSLGNSFVFVAMSLGIGFSTAITPLVAEADGAGNKDNAKSALKHGLVLCTVLGLTLFGLILLAKPIMYIMKQPIEVVELALPYLDLVAFSLVPLIVFQAFKQFSEGLSQTKYPMYATVVANIINIVLNYILIFGNFGFPKMGIVGAAIGTLVSRFFMVFYLWFILKTKDKFKYYVTGFNFAKIEKRVIKKIIELGFPSSLQMFFEVGIFTSAVWLSGVLGKNAQAANQIALNLSSMTFMFGMGLGVTAMIRVGNQKGLFNFKELRRIAQSIFLLTFLLEIFFAALFLIGRHWFPTLYLDINDVTSITDNTEVMIIAAELLLVAAFFQISDGIQVVVLGALRGLQDVKIPTVITFISYWLIGFPVSYYLCLHTNLKSTGIWIGLLIGLTASAIMLYLRFNYLTKKLIAG, encoded by the coding sequence TTGTTACAGAAATACACCGAAGAATTTAGGTATAATATTAAGCTTTCAGTTCCTGTAATATTGGGTATGTTAGGGCATACGTTTGTGCAGTTGGCAGATAACATAATGGTTGGGCAATTGGGTACAGCGGAATTAGCAGCTGTTTCATTAGGAAATAGTTTTGTTTTTGTAGCTATGTCCTTAGGTATAGGATTTTCTACGGCAATTACACCCTTAGTCGCAGAAGCAGATGGGGCCGGTAATAAAGATAATGCCAAAAGCGCTTTAAAACATGGTTTGGTATTATGTACTGTCTTAGGCTTAACCCTCTTTGGGTTGATTTTACTTGCTAAACCTATAATGTATATAATGAAACAGCCTATTGAGGTTGTGGAGTTAGCTTTACCTTATTTAGATTTGGTTGCTTTTTCTCTTGTTCCATTGATTGTTTTTCAAGCTTTTAAACAATTTTCCGAGGGATTATCACAAACAAAATACCCAATGTATGCTACTGTAGTGGCAAATATTATTAATATAGTTTTAAATTACATATTGATATTTGGAAATTTTGGTTTTCCCAAAATGGGAATTGTCGGCGCAGCTATTGGTACGTTGGTGTCGAGATTTTTCATGGTATTTTATTTGTGGTTCATTCTAAAAACAAAGGATAAATTTAAATATTATGTAACCGGATTTAACTTTGCGAAAATTGAAAAGAGAGTAATAAAAAAAATTATAGAACTAGGATTTCCGTCGTCGTTACAAATGTTTTTTGAGGTAGGAATATTTACTTCTGCAGTTTGGTTAAGTGGCGTTTTGGGTAAAAATGCACAGGCAGCAAATCAGATTGCATTGAACCTTAGTAGTATGACATTTATGTTTGGTATGGGCTTAGGCGTTACCGCTATGATTCGTGTAGGTAATCAAAAAGGCTTATTTAACTTTAAAGAACTTAGACGCATAGCTCAGTCCATATTTTTACTCACCTTCTTATTAGAAATTTTCTTTGCAGCCCTTTTTCTTATAGGTAGGCATTGGTTTCCTACGTTGTATTTAGATATTAATGATGTAACTAGTATTACCGATAATACAGAAGTAATGATTATTGCTGCAGAACTTTTACTTGTAGCGGCATTTTTTCAAATTTCAGATGGAATACAAGTTGTGGTTCTAGGTGCATTACGTGGACTTCAAGACGTTAAGATACCAACGGTAATCACTTTTATATCTTACTGGTTAATTGGTTTTCCTGTGAGTTATTACCTATGCCTTCATACTAATTTAAAAAGTACGGGAATATGGATAGGTTTACTCATAGGATTAACGGCATCGGCTATTATGTTGTATCTTCGATTTAATTACTTAACAAAAAAACTAATTGCTGGATAA
- a CDS encoding phosphatase PAP2 family protein → MLQELLQLDKDFFLFLNGLGTPQWDNFFQFLSHKLSAIPLYIFLLILTYQKFGGKRTLVLLVTVALLITVTDQLSNFFKYGIQRLRPCHNPEITPYMRLVKSYCGGQFGYFSAHAANAFAVAVFFGSILKSVINYIGIFLVLWAALVAYSRIYLGVHFPLDIVTGALIGSLFGWLFVKLFLFSLRKFSL, encoded by the coding sequence ATGCTTCAAGAGCTTTTACAATTAGATAAAGATTTTTTTTTATTTCTCAATGGTCTGGGTACTCCTCAATGGGATAATTTTTTTCAATTTCTTTCCCATAAATTAAGTGCTATACCGCTTTATATATTCTTACTGATACTTACATATCAAAAATTTGGAGGTAAAAGAACTTTAGTCTTATTAGTGACCGTTGCATTATTAATTACTGTAACGGATCAATTAAGTAATTTTTTTAAGTATGGAATTCAAAGATTAAGACCTTGTCATAACCCAGAAATTACACCTTACATGCGGTTGGTAAAAAGTTACTGTGGTGGTCAATTTGGTTATTTTTCAGCACATGCTGCAAATGCTTTTGCAGTGGCGGTTTTTTTTGGTAGCATTTTAAAATCTGTCATAAACTATATTGGAATTTTCTTAGTTCTTTGGGCTGCTTTAGTTGCGTACAGCCGTATTTATCTTGGAGTGCATTTTCCATTAGATATAGTTACGGGAGCTTTAATAGGCTCTTTGTTTGGCTGGTTATTTGTAAAGTTATTTTTATTTTCACTACGCAAATTTTCCTTATGA
- a CDS encoding ArnT family glycosyltransferase: MISNLRYWFLLLLIFLIYVAGMFVTLFENDSAQFSVMAMRMVQENDFFSLFKGPEEYLDKPHMHYWLAAISYKIFGLHDWAYRIPGILSTLLAAYSCYGLGSLLYNKHVGKIAALVFMTAQTIVLGAIDVRTDAVLTGFSVLAIWQITKYIEKGSVLAIGVGAFAAGIAFSTKGQIALLVIGLPILCHLLYTRKWKAFLSWKVIVALFVFGITISPMLYAYYLQFDLHPEKVIRGKDNRSGIFFIFWEQSFERLSGEGIGKNSSDFFFFFHTFLWVFIPWTILGITAFWVKTKQFVKLKFKYYPGYEFLTIGGITLIFAIISFAQFKLPHYLNITIPLFAVLTASYLYNLYNSDKTKAVKILMIGQYFILGVVFIASALICFFVFKLNSLVAYSSLLVAAIIIGFYALKQEAEYAKLITISVCASILLNAVLNLHFYPNLLEYQGGSSMAKVISEKNIPVERIYKVGKDYSWSLDFYNQYPVQMVTPEFLKDKKDIWVYVNDDELKMLQDNGFDWDSQISVNQFRITRLQGKFMNPTTRNKVTRKMHLVHIN, translated from the coding sequence ATGATATCTAATCTCAGGTACTGGTTTTTACTTTTATTAATCTTCTTGATATACGTTGCCGGAATGTTTGTAACGTTGTTCGAGAACGATTCTGCCCAATTCTCTGTTATGGCCATGAGAATGGTACAGGAGAATGATTTTTTCAGCCTTTTTAAAGGTCCTGAAGAATATTTGGATAAGCCACATATGCATTATTGGTTAGCTGCAATTTCTTATAAAATATTTGGCTTACATGATTGGGCCTATAGAATACCCGGTATTTTGTCCACGTTACTTGCAGCATATAGTTGTTATGGATTAGGAAGTCTTTTATATAATAAACATGTAGGTAAAATAGCTGCACTTGTATTTATGACGGCGCAAACTATTGTTTTAGGTGCAATTGATGTTCGTACAGACGCTGTTTTGACAGGTTTTAGTGTCCTTGCTATATGGCAAATAACGAAGTATATAGAAAAGGGTAGTGTATTGGCAATTGGAGTAGGAGCGTTTGCAGCAGGTATTGCCTTTTCAACAAAGGGTCAAATAGCGCTTCTTGTCATTGGCCTACCTATTTTATGTCATTTACTCTATACTAGAAAATGGAAGGCCTTTTTAAGCTGGAAGGTAATAGTAGCACTATTCGTATTTGGTATTACAATAAGCCCAATGTTATATGCGTATTATTTGCAGTTTGATTTACATCCAGAGAAGGTAATTCGGGGCAAAGACAATAGAAGTGGTATATTTTTTATTTTTTGGGAACAGAGTTTTGAACGATTAAGTGGAGAAGGTATAGGTAAAAATAGTAGCGATTTCTTTTTCTTTTTTCATACATTTTTGTGGGTTTTTATTCCTTGGACAATTTTGGGAATCACCGCATTTTGGGTTAAAACGAAGCAGTTCGTAAAACTAAAATTTAAGTATTATCCTGGTTACGAGTTTTTAACGATAGGAGGGATAACTTTAATTTTCGCAATCATCAGTTTTGCCCAATTTAAACTACCGCATTACTTAAATATAACAATACCTCTGTTTGCAGTATTAACTGCTTCTTATTTGTATAATTTGTACAATTCGGATAAAACAAAAGCTGTTAAAATCTTAATGATCGGGCAATATTTTATACTTGGTGTTGTGTTTATTGCTTCTGCTTTAATATGCTTCTTCGTGTTTAAATTAAATAGTTTAGTTGCTTATAGTTCACTTTTGGTTGCAGCGATAATTATTGGGTTTTACGCTTTAAAGCAGGAAGCGGAGTACGCGAAATTAATTACTATATCCGTTTGCGCGTCTATATTGCTTAATGCCGTTTTGAATCTCCATTTTTATCCCAATTTACTAGAATATCAAGGAGGATCTTCAATGGCAAAAGTAATTTCTGAAAAAAATATACCGGTAGAGCGTATTTATAAAGTTGGCAAAGACTATTCTTGGTCGTTAGATTTTTACAATCAGTATCCAGTACAAATGGTAACACCAGAGTTTTTAAAAGACAAAAAAGATATTTGGGTATATGTCAATGATGATGAGTTGAAAATGTTACAGGACAACGGCTTTGATTGGGATTCTCAGATTTCAGTAAATCAATTTAGAATTACAAGGCTGCAAGGTAAATTCATGAATCCAACTACGCGTAATAAGGTTACTCGTAAAATGCATTTAGTACATATAAATTAA
- a CDS encoding lysylphosphatidylglycerol synthase transmembrane domain-containing protein, producing the protein MVKLNKKVTTGLKVLISIILIYFIFTKIDVGEIKGILFKSNFLYVAIAALFFILSKVIAAVRLNLYFHQLKVLLTHVSNFKLYLLGMFYNLFLPGGIGGDAYKGYLLKKTFNVPTKKIVSVLVLDRLSGLLLLFIYACGLLAFLEKEILNGIHWIFILAIPISIIVFWLLNKKYFSYVLPIFWKTTLLSTMVQLAQLVSIWYILLALRIEYDQIAYLIIFLISSIVAVVPLTLGGIGSREVTFFYGAELLNLDQSISVGVSVLFFLITALVSFVGIWYHFKKIKLEVFKTST; encoded by the coding sequence GTGGTGAAATTAAATAAAAAAGTAACCACCGGATTAAAAGTACTGATCAGTATTATTTTAATTTATTTCATCTTTACAAAAATAGATGTAGGTGAAATAAAAGGTATTCTTTTTAAGAGCAATTTTTTATACGTAGCAATTGCAGCTCTGTTCTTTATACTATCGAAGGTAATCGCTGCTGTTCGTCTTAACCTTTATTTTCATCAACTTAAAGTATTGCTTACCCATGTCAGTAATTTTAAACTATACCTACTGGGTATGTTCTACAATTTATTTTTACCTGGCGGTATTGGTGGCGATGCATATAAAGGCTATTTATTAAAAAAAACATTCAATGTACCTACCAAAAAAATAGTGAGCGTATTGGTTTTAGATCGTTTAAGCGGTCTCCTTTTACTATTTATTTATGCATGTGGATTATTGGCATTTCTTGAAAAAGAAATTTTAAATGGAATTCACTGGATATTCATTTTAGCAATTCCAATATCGATAATCGTATTTTGGCTACTAAATAAAAAATACTTCAGTTACGTACTGCCAATTTTTTGGAAAACCACATTATTATCAACAATGGTTCAACTGGCACAGTTAGTTAGTATTTGGTACATTTTACTCGCTTTAAGAATAGAATACGATCAAATTGCTTATTTAATTATTTTTCTAATTTCATCAATTGTAGCTGTAGTGCCTTTAACTTTAGGTGGTATTGGTAGTCGTGAAGTCACCTTCTTTTATGGGGCTGAGTTACTGAACTTAGACCAAAGCATATCCGTTGGGGTAAGTGTATTATTTTTTTTAATTACCGCCTTGGTATCATTTGTCGGTATATGGTATCATTTCAAAAAAATAAAACTAGAAGTATTTAAAACATCAACTTAA